A genomic segment from Aegilops tauschii subsp. strangulata cultivar AL8/78 chromosome 1, Aet v6.0, whole genome shotgun sequence encodes:
- the LOC109732248 gene encoding uncharacterized protein: MAEEKKKHKHSKHKEKDKEKKDKAGGAAAATAEASFKPCGDVKGIRFGGQFIVKSFTVRRASPLELLRLLDIPPSFLSELQSLPFPSTTAYMPTSFTILAHQAWHTLTLGLGTKKSKVVLFVFESEAMKAAVDQLWPAMIPLGDVNKKLIRGLTGSEMARFKFRKGCLTIYVYAVRRLGAAGFVRADDLRRILQAVVELKDFLDHTAMLAMPSQRSITLQSRGTAAQ; encoded by the coding sequence AtggcagaggagaagaagaagcacAAGCACAGCAAGCACAAGGAGAAGGACAAGGAGAAGAAGGACAAggccggcggcgcggcggcggcgacggcggaggcgagcttCAAGCCGTGCGGCGACGTGAAGGGCATCCGCTTCGGCGGGCAGTTCATCGTCAAGTCGTTCACGGTGCGGCGGGCGTCGCCGCTGGAGCTGCTCCGGCTGCTGGACATCCCGCCGTCGTTCCTGAGCGAGCTGCAGAGCCTGCCGTTCCCGTCCACCACCGCCTACATGCCCACCAGCTTCACCATCCTGGCGCACCAGGCGTGGCACACGCTCACGCTCGGCCTCGGCACCAAGAAGTCCAAGGTGGTGCTCTTCGTGTTCGAGTCGGAGGCCATGAAGGCGGCCGTGGACCAGCTGTGGCCGGCCATGATCCCGCTCGGGGACGTGAACAAGAAGCTCATCCGCGGGCTCACCGGCAGCGAGATGGCGCGCTTCAAGTTCAGGAAGGGGTGCCTCACCATCTACGTCTACGCCGTGCGCCGGCTGGGCGCCGCCGGCTTCGTGCGCGCCGACGACCTCAGGAGGATACTGCAGGCCGTGGTGGAGCTCAAGGACTTCTTGGACCACACCGCCATGCTCGCCATGCCCAGCCAGAGGAGCATCACCTTGCAGTCCCGGGGCACCGCGGCCCAATGA